Proteins from a single region of Coregonus clupeaformis isolate EN_2021a chromosome 35, ASM2061545v1, whole genome shotgun sequence:
- the LOC121569631 gene encoding transmembrane protein 98 isoform X1, producing METVVIVAIGVLATIFLASFVALVVVCRHRYCHPHHLLHHFNSKPNGLTCWFEAISLWIEQSDFTALRPNVDLIGAMETQSEPSELELDDVVITNPHIEAILENEDWIEDASGLVSHCISILKICHTLTEKLVAMTMGSGTKVKAPASLSDIINVAKRISPRVDDVVRSMYPPLDPILLDARATALLLSVSHLVLVTRNACHMSGSMDWIDQSLHAAEDHMVVLREAALASEPERSLPGIDMQREQAI from the exons ATGGAGACGGTGGTGATCGTGGCCATTGGGGTGCTGGCCACCATCTTCCTGGCCTCCTTCGTTGCCCTGGTGGTGGTGTGTCGACACCGCTACTGCCACCCCCACCACCTGTTGCACCACTTCAACTCCAA GCCCAATGGACTGACCTGCTGGTTTGAAGCTATAAGTCTATGGATTGAACAGAGCGACTTCACAGCACTAAG ACCCAATGTTGACCTGATCGGTGCCATGGAGACCCAGAGTGAGCCGTCAGAGCTGGAGCTGGACGACGTGGTCATCACCAACCCTCACATCGAGGCCATCCTGGAGAACGAGGACTGGATCGAGGACGCCTC TGGCTTGGTTTCGCATTGTATCTCCATCTTAAAG ATCTGCCACACCCTGACTGAAAAGCTGGTTGCCATGACAATGGGCTCAGGCACTAAGGTGAAAGCCCCAGCCAGCCTCAGTGACATCATCAATGTGGCTAAACGCATCAGTCCGAG ggtgGATGACGTTGTGCGGTCTATGTACCCTCCACTGGACCCCATACTCCTGGATGCCAG GGCCACCGCCCTCCTCCTGTCAGTCAGTCACCTGGTGCTGGTGACCCGCAACGCCTGTCACATGTCTGGCAGTATGGACTGGATCGACCAATCACTGCACGCCGCCGAGGATCACATGGTGGTGCTGCGGGAGGCGGCGCTAGCGTCTGAACCAGAACGGAGTCTACCTGGAATAGACATGCAGAGAGAGCAGGCCATctag
- the LOC121569631 gene encoding transmembrane protein 98 isoform X2, with amino-acid sequence METVVIVAIGVLATIFLASFVALVVVCRHRYCHPHHLLHHFNSKPNVDLIGAMETQSEPSELELDDVVITNPHIEAILENEDWIEDASGLVSHCISILKICHTLTEKLVAMTMGSGTKVKAPASLSDIINVAKRISPRVDDVVRSMYPPLDPILLDARATALLLSVSHLVLVTRNACHMSGSMDWIDQSLHAAEDHMVVLREAALASEPERSLPGIDMQREQAI; translated from the exons ATGGAGACGGTGGTGATCGTGGCCATTGGGGTGCTGGCCACCATCTTCCTGGCCTCCTTCGTTGCCCTGGTGGTGGTGTGTCGACACCGCTACTGCCACCCCCACCACCTGTTGCACCACTTCAACTCCAA ACCCAATGTTGACCTGATCGGTGCCATGGAGACCCAGAGTGAGCCGTCAGAGCTGGAGCTGGACGACGTGGTCATCACCAACCCTCACATCGAGGCCATCCTGGAGAACGAGGACTGGATCGAGGACGCCTC TGGCTTGGTTTCGCATTGTATCTCCATCTTAAAG ATCTGCCACACCCTGACTGAAAAGCTGGTTGCCATGACAATGGGCTCAGGCACTAAGGTGAAAGCCCCAGCCAGCCTCAGTGACATCATCAATGTGGCTAAACGCATCAGTCCGAG ggtgGATGACGTTGTGCGGTCTATGTACCCTCCACTGGACCCCATACTCCTGGATGCCAG GGCCACCGCCCTCCTCCTGTCAGTCAGTCACCTGGTGCTGGTGACCCGCAACGCCTGTCACATGTCTGGCAGTATGGACTGGATCGACCAATCACTGCACGCCGCCGAGGATCACATGGTGGTGCTGCGGGAGGCGGCGCTAGCGTCTGAACCAGAACGGAGTCTACCTGGAATAGACATGCAGAGAGAGCAGGCCATctag